The Hymenobacter sp. DG01 genome has a segment encoding these proteins:
- a CDS encoding carboxypeptidase-like regulatory domain-containing protein: protein MLYRLFSLLPLCLAGFSLQAQTILEGRVLNSQTNEPVPFATLGVPGRGIGTVADEQGRYLLRLPSLQDTLIVSCVGFDRQVVLPGALAAGAHEFLLAPQEQALREVKVERRRVHDGLLGRNKEKADVLWMGGSSGKETVDDEWGWELGTVLRPVRRTYLEEFHLFLSANTYEHLRFRLNLYTLEQDRPGRMLLSQDIQLVLTRQQRGWQTVDLRPYGLQLEAQQPVVATIQWLQSEKTNPWDKYFSIPVTRQPKQMMVERENSQAIWTVHPLQPSLYFTVLTE, encoded by the coding sequence ATGCTGTACCGCTTGTTTTCCCTCCTGCCGCTTTGCCTGGCCGGCTTCAGCCTGCAGGCACAAACCATTCTGGAGGGCCGCGTTCTGAACTCTCAAACTAACGAGCCTGTGCCCTTTGCTACCCTTGGGGTACCCGGCCGGGGCATTGGTACCGTAGCCGACGAGCAGGGCCGCTACCTGCTGCGCCTGCCGAGCCTGCAGGATACTCTTATTGTTTCCTGCGTAGGCTTCGACCGGCAGGTGGTGCTGCCCGGGGCGCTGGCTGCCGGCGCGCACGAGTTTCTGCTGGCACCGCAGGAGCAAGCCCTGCGGGAGGTGAAAGTAGAGCGCCGCCGCGTGCACGACGGCCTGCTGGGCCGTAACAAGGAAAAGGCCGACGTACTCTGGATGGGCGGCTCCAGCGGCAAGGAAACCGTGGACGATGAGTGGGGCTGGGAGTTGGGGACCGTGCTTCGGCCCGTCCGCCGCACCTACCTGGAAGAGTTCCATCTGTTTCTTTCCGCCAATACCTACGAGCACCTGCGCTTCCGCCTCAACCTGTACACCCTGGAGCAGGACCGCCCTGGCCGGATGCTGCTGTCCCAGGATATTCAGCTGGTGCTCACGCGCCAGCAGCGCGGGTGGCAAACCGTGGACTTGCGACCTTACGGACTGCAGCTGGAAGCTCAGCAGCCCGTAGTAGCCACCATCCAGTGGCTGCAAAGCGAAAAAACCAACCCCTGGGACAAATACTTCTCTATTCCGGTTACCCGACAACCCAAGCAAATGATGGTGGAGCGCGAGAACAGCCAGGCCATCTGGACCGTGCACCCCCTGCAGCCAAGCCTGTATTTCACGGTGCTGACGGAGTAA
- a CDS encoding Uma2 family endonuclease — MRTSFESGGILLGGSYLGRMTDDEFFDFCQQHPELRIERTAHHEILLMSPTGSRSGKRNFRLNLQLGKWWEQHQHLGEAFDSNTGFTLPDSSVLSPDASWVSAAKWNALTLEQQDKFAPVCPEFVVELKSATDSLKTLQAKMLDWLRNGAQLAWLLVPETETAYLYRPGQPEPEVVQGFDNELSGETVLPGFRLRLSELR, encoded by the coding sequence ATGCGTACTTCCTTCGAATCTGGTGGCATTCTGCTGGGCGGCTCCTACCTGGGGCGCATGACCGACGACGAATTCTTCGACTTCTGTCAGCAACACCCCGAGTTGCGCATCGAGCGTACCGCTCACCACGAAATCCTGCTTATGTCGCCCACCGGCAGCCGCTCCGGCAAACGTAATTTTCGCCTTAACCTTCAACTCGGTAAATGGTGGGAGCAACACCAGCACCTAGGCGAAGCCTTCGATTCTAACACCGGCTTCACCCTCCCCGACAGCTCCGTGTTGTCGCCGGATGCCTCCTGGGTTTCGGCTGCCAAGTGGAACGCCCTGACCCTGGAGCAGCAGGACAAGTTTGCGCCCGTGTGCCCGGAGTTTGTGGTGGAGCTGAAATCAGCCACCGACTCCCTGAAAACCTTACAGGCCAAAATGCTCGATTGGCTGCGTAACGGCGCTCAACTGGCTTGGTTACTCGTGCCGGAAACCGAAACCGCCTACCTCTACCGCCCGGGCCAACCCGAACCGGAGGTGGTGCAGGGGTTCGATAATGAGCTGTCCGGGGAAACGGTGCTGCCGGGGTTCCGGCTGCGGCTCTCGGAGCTGCGGTAG